The Aedes aegypti strain LVP_AGWG chromosome 3, AaegL5.0 Primary Assembly, whole genome shotgun sequence genome contains a region encoding:
- the LOC5575347 gene encoding general odorant-binding protein 56d: MIRLTLSILAVTLVTKECLGQNLLAAYNSCRTEYNVDMDTFNAIRNGDFSIRTPFIECFGDCLVKKAGFMNDDLSFNKDVIVKFASRFIKPEDAETVYSQCTADVAPVLCATAYDVYQCIYENALAKWGTRRNGK; the protein is encoded by the exons ATGATCAGATTAACTTTATCTATTCTTGCGGTTACCCTAGTGACAAAAGAATGT CTAGGACAAAATTTATTGGCCGCCTACAATTCTTGTCGAACCGAGTACAACGTAGATATGGATACATTCAATGCCATTAGAAATGGAGATTTCTCCATCCGAACACCTTTCATCGAG TGCTTCGGAGACTGCCTGGTGAAGAAAGCAGGATTTATGAATGATGATTTGAGTTTCAACAAGGATGTCATCGTGAAATTTGCGAGCCGATTCATCAAACCAGAGGACGCCGAGACGGTGTACAGTCAGTGTACGGCGGATGTGGCACCTGTGCTCTGTGCCACTGCATACGATGTATATCAATGTATTTATGAGAACGCGCTTGCCAAATGGGGAACAAGGCGCAATGGAAAATGA
- the LOC5575345 gene encoding general odorant-binding protein 56a — protein MKTIAAIVSFALIVGCMAVTEEQKEAARQLAGKCMQQTGTSEESVQRLRNGDTSGADDNTKCFVQCFFQGAGVVDGEGNMQEAFVTEKLASEYGQAKAEEVVQRCRNNSGANACERSFSLLQCYIANRASLM, from the exons ATGAAAACCATTGCAGCCATTGTTTCTTTCGCCCTGATTGTCGGGTGCATG GCAGTCACTGAGGAACAGAAGGAAGCTGCCCGCCAGCTGGCCGGAAAATGCATGCAACAGACGGGCACCTCGGAGGAATCTGTCCAACGTCTTCGCAATGGCGATACATCCGGTGCCGATGACAACACCAAGTGCTTCGTGCAGTGCTTCTTCCAGGGTGCTGGAGTCGTCGATGGCGAAGGAAACATGCAGGAGGCATTTGTAACGGAAAAGCTGGCCAGCGAATACGGTCAAGCCAAGGCCGAGGAAGTCGTTCAGAGATGTAGAAACAACAGTGGTGCCAATGCTTGCGAACGCTCGTTCTCGCTGTTGCAGTGTTACATTGCCAACAGAGCCAGTTTAATGTAA
- the LOC5575346 gene encoding cryptochrome-1 — protein sequence NRCKIIIALHSKKQHSEKISSEVVLKLCPSVYAVPVLYSFSAFFRIIEKNGGRAPLTYHQFQAIIASMDAPPQPEPAITLDTIANATTPQYEDHDDKYGVPTLEELGFETEGLKPLIWVRGETEALARLERHLERKAWVASFGRPKMTPQSLLARQTGLSPYLRFGCLSTRLFYYQLTDLYKKIKKACPPLSLYGQLLWREFFYCAATKNPNFDKMAGNPICVQISWDRNAEALAKWASGQTGFPWIDAIMTQLREEGWIHHLARHAVACFLTRGDLWISCEEGMKVFEELLLDADWSVNAGMWLSCSSFFQQFFHCYCPVKFGRKADPNGDYIRRYLPVLKVSGCTFDI from the coding sequence AATAGATGCAAAATTATAATAGCATTACACTCAAAAAAGCAACATTCAGAGAAAATTTCTAGTGAGGTGGTCTTGAAGCTTTGTCCGTCAGTGTATGCAGTACCAGTCTTATACTCATTTTCCGCATTTTTTAGGATAATCGAGAAAAATGGAGGCCGAGCACCGCTAACCTACCATCAGTTCCAGGCCATTATCGCTTCGATGGATGCCCCGCCTCAACCGGAACCGGCCATAACGTTGGACACTATCGCCAACGCAACTACGCCACAGTACGAAGATCACGACGACAAATACGGAGTTCCTACGCTGGAAGAACTAGGCTTCGAAACCGAGGGCCTCAAGCCACTCATTTGGGTGAGAGGTGAAACGGAAGCATTGGCCCGACTGGAGCGCCATCTGGAACGCAAAGCCTGGGTCGCTTCCTTCGGACGGCCAAAGATGACTCCCCAGTCACTGCTCGCTAGACAAACCGGTCTATCGCCCTATCTGAGATTTGGTTGCCTCAGCACGAGACTGTTCTACTATCAACTCACAGACCTGTACAAGAAAATCAAGAAAGCCTGCCCCCCACTGTCCCTCTACGGTCAGCTTCTTTGGCGGGAATTTTTCTACTGTGCCGCCACGAAGAATCCCAACTTTGACAAGATGGCTGGTAATCCTATCTGCGTTCAGATATCGTGGGATCGGAATGCGGAGGCCTTGGCCAAATGGGCCAGTGGGCAGACAGGGTTTCCCTGGATTGATGCCATTATGACGCAGTTGCGAGAGGAAGGCTGGATTCACCACCTGGCTCGTCACGCGGTGGCATGCTTCCTGACACGTGGCGACCTGTGGATTTCGTGTGAGGAGGGAATGAAAGTATTCGAGGAACTGCTGCTGGATGCCGATTGGTCGGTTAATGCCGGGATGTGGCTTTCGTGTTCGTCGTTCTTTCAGCAGTTCTTCCACTGCTATTGTCCGGTAAAGTTCGGCAGGAAAGCGGACCCGAACGGGGACTACATACGCCGGTACTTGCCGGTGCTGAAGGTTAGTGGATGTACATTTGACATTTAG